Proteins from a genomic interval of Thamnophis elegans isolate rThaEle1 chromosome 2, rThaEle1.pri, whole genome shotgun sequence:
- the LOC116524044 gene encoding tripartite motif-containing protein 52-like, which produces MENPVESLHKEATCSVCLEYFRDPVSIACGHSFCRACITQCWKDQSTNFSCPQCREIALQRNFRPNRELGNVVEITRRLSLHALQGAAGQEEGEGRPLCEKHQEALKLFCSEEESLICCICREARAHRSHTVFPIEEAAQDYKIGLLLPVKNTDVFDNYR; this is translated from the exons ATGGAGAACCCGGTGGAAAGCCTGCACAAGGAAGCCACTTGCTCCGTGTGCCTGGAGTATTTCCGAGACCCGGTTTCCATTGCTTGCGGCCACAGCTTTTGCCGCGCCTGCATCACCCAGTGTTGGAAGGACCAGAGCACCAATTTCTCCTGCCCGCAATGCCGGGAAATTGCCCTGCAGAGGAATTTCAGACCCAACCGGGAGCTGGGAAACGTGGTGGAAATCACCCGGAGGCTGAGCTTGCACGCCTTGCAAGGGGCCGCCGGGcaagaagaaggagaggggaggccgCTGTGCGAAAAGCATCAGGAGGCGCTGAAGCTCTTTTGCAGCGAGGAGGAAAGCCTCATCTGTTGTATCTGCAGAGAGGCGCGGGCTCACCGGAGCCACACGGTCTTCCCCATTGAAGAGGCCGCCCAGGATTATAAG ATAGGTTTGCTGCTTCCAGTGAAAAATACTGATGTGTTTGATAATTATAGATGA